AAGGTTTCAAGGCATTTTGTTACTAATGTGTTACTATTCAAAGCTGAAAGTGCTTCCTGCACTGATTTTTTCAGCAATGCCTGTGGTTGCATCAGGGGCATCATCATGTGCATTTTTACCTTCCTTTTGATACCTTGACATTGCATCATAGTATTCAGGGAATCTGTCTTTCCAGTTCACAGGGAAATAAATATGATTCATAACCCATGTACTGTTGGACAAAATTCTTGATTGTTTATTTTTTGATTGAAAGAATGAATTGATTACACAATGGTTTGAACTGTACCGCCGTTTCAATTCTGTTTGAACATTTCTTGCAAACCCTCTGCCACCATTATTGCTTTCAATATCGGCTGCATTAACCTTGCCTTCATAAAGCAGCTTTGCAGTTGCTGGTTCTGTAATTTCCATTCCTTCTTTTGTATAAAGCACATCAAGAATATAAGCTTCACCGCTGTACACACCATAATTGATGCTGCACAGGTAATCATCACCTGTGTCAGCCGTATCAGTATAATTCTTGATTGCTGTAAATAGAAGATTACCGTGTTCATCCATAGGAAGCTTTGAATACGTTTTGAATGAAGTGTACAATCTGCCTTTAATATCAATTGGTTCTTGCTGATAGTTTGCCGATGCAATATCAAGACCCATTGCCTTAATCTTGGCATTATATGAACGCCTGGACAGTATTTCATCACAAAGCATTGTTCCATCATCCTGTAATGCTTTATATGAGATATGCCTAACCTTTGCACCTGATTCTGTGTAATGCGCAAGTGCCTTTCCTGCTAAATCATCACTGTGCCACCTGGTCATTATTATGATGATTTTACCGCTTTCTTCTAGTCTTGAAAGCATGGTGTTTGTAAACCAATCCCAATGTTTTGTAAGAACATCAGCATTATAAGCTTCCGCTGCATTCTTGATAAGGTCATCAATGATAAGAAGTGAAGCACCAAAACCTGTCGCAGTACCTGTTGGTGATGTAGCCAAATAATTGTTATAACCATTGACCAGCGACCACATATTCATTGCACCGTCACCCCTTTGAATGGTGACACCAGGGAACACATCAGAATAAACAACTTGTGCTGCATCCGCTTTTGCTTCCAGGATGGTGTTTCTTACATTCTTTGAAAAAGAAGTGGACAGCGTCTCATTGTATGAACCTGTCATGATCTTTTCTCTTTGATT
The Oscillospiraceae bacterium genome window above contains:
- the terL gene encoding phage terminase large subunit, with the translated sequence MTVDIETVKRGAKIELAKRNFFYYCNLKAPDFYKKNRHFLIDLCDQLQEFYESDDEVLIVNMPPRHGKSRTVGCFVEWILGVNQREKIMTGSYNETLSTSFSKNVRNTILEAKADAAQVVYSDVFPGVTIQRGDGAMNMWSLVNGYNNYLATSPTGTATGFGASLLIIDDLIKNAAEAYNADVLTKHWDWFTNTMLSRLEESGKIIIIMTRWHSDDLAGKALAHYTESGAKVRHISYKALQDDGTMLCDEILSRRSYNAKIKAMGLDIASANYQQEPIDIKGRLYTSFKTYSKLPMDEHGNLLFTAIKNYTDTADTGDDYLCSINYGVYSGEAYILDVLYTKEGMEITEPATAKLLYEGKVNAADIESNNGGRGFARNVQTELKRRYSSNHCVINSFFQSKNKQSRILSNSTWVMNHIYFPVNWKDRFPEYYDAMSRYQKEGKNAHDDAPDATTGIAEKISAGSTFSFE